The Setaria italica strain Yugu1 chromosome IX, Setaria_italica_v2.0, whole genome shotgun sequence genome has a window encoding:
- the LOC101769738 gene encoding uncharacterized protein LOC101769738, which produces MAVGFRRTLTTLASPKSVAPSFLLDCARPKKLSYARVRSTSLPVRLHPLAAALHDSARALLAWADAPAQTGPAWVADGAGRAGRVLAGLADLLHHPQARDALLRHPWTEQLLDDLLLLADLHGCFRESLVALKQLLAETHAALRRRDGARLAAALRAQRRSAREVSRLASSARDLSHRAAPDDESDEATLADAFAAATAAVSAASSAVFAGVSTASAESAASAAPSPRTPTSYYPGMHDRQPDDSCNEEEEERKAAMGRVRGLEQCVDAAESGCEEVYRALVNARVSLLNLLTPTF; this is translated from the exons ATGGCAGTCGGGTTCCGTCGGACGCTCACCACGCTGGCGTCGCCCAAGTCGGTGGCGCCGTCGTTCCTCCTCGACTGCGCGCGGCCCAAGAAGCTGTCGTACGCGCGGGTGCGGTCCACCAGCCTCCCCGTGCGCCTCCacccgctggcggcggcgctgcacgaCTCGGCGCGCGCGCTTCTGGCGTGGGCCGACGCGCCCGCGCAGACGGGGCCCGCGTGggtcgccgacggcgccggccgAGCCGGGCGCGTCCTGGCGGGGCTCGCGGACCTGCTCCACCACCCGCAGGCCCGGGACGCGCTCCTGCGGCACCCCTGGACGGAGCAGCTCCTCGACGACCTCCTTCTCCTCGCCGACCTCCACGGCTGCTTCCGCGAGTCGCTCGTCGCGCTCAAGCAGCTCCTCGCCGAGACGCACGCCGCGCTGCGCAGGCGCGACGGGGCCCGACTCGCGGCGGCGCTACGGGCGCAGCGGCGGTCGGCGCGGGAGGTGTCCCGCCTGGCGTCCTCCGCGCGGGACCTCTCCCACCGCGCGGCGCCCGACGACGAGTCCGACGAGGCCACGCTCGCGGACGCCTtcgcggccgccacggccgccgtgTCCGCCGCCTCGTCAGCGGTCTTCGCCGGCGTGTCCACGGCCTCCGCCGAgtccgccgccagcgccgcgccgTCCCCGAGGACCCCGACGTCCTACTACCCTGGCATGCATGACCGCCAGCCCGAT GACTCGTgcaacgaggaggaggaggagcggaaggCGGCCATGGGCAGGGTGCGCGGGCTCGAGCAGTGTGTCGACGCCGCCGAGTCCGGTTGCGAGGAGGTGTACCGCGCGCTCGTGAACGCCAGAGTCTCCCTGCTCAACCTGCTCACGCCCACATTCTGA